In Juglans microcarpa x Juglans regia isolate MS1-56 chromosome 1S, Jm3101_v1.0, whole genome shotgun sequence, the genomic stretch GATCAAAAGCACATTTTTTTgacccaaattgtaaatttaaatttgtaaataaaactataatttaaatttgttagtacatattttgtgtaagttgtagtgtaaTAGGATGATCCTTTTATAGATTGTCTTCACAATACAAGTATCGCActtaagtaatgtgagattCTTGTATTGCTATGACAATCTATAAAAAGGTCATCTTATTATactacaacttttataaaatattaaataaaaattttacttaatatatattattatatttataaatagtataaataataaatatttataaatatgtatacaatatatatttataaaaagttaaaaccataaGTAATATCGCCCGAAATTAGGTGGATTTTGGAACAAGGCCATAGCCATACTACACGTGACAGTTGACAGTTGACAACTTGACATAGCGCGTAAATGCCTCAACCCTTCTGCTACGTGTAGCCCTAGCCCACATTTGCATTTTGCCGAGGCGCAAGTTCTGAAACATGGCCACCCGATCCCTGTGGCGCACAGGAAGGAACCTCGCGGTGTTCTCTGCCACCGTTTGCGGAGGCAGCGCCGCGGCCGCTGTTGCCACCTCGGAAGATCCGGCGAAGACGCTGAAGCTCCTCACCGCTGTTCCTATCCGCCTTTTCCGCGACTCTGTCACCGCTGCATCCATCGTCTTTGGTACCCCCACCTCTCCTAGCTACATTCGTGTTAGGGCTTAGGTTTCTTAATTCAGGACCTCCATTTTTTGCTTTCTCTGCaatctagttttttttgtttatttgaagttttattataattattgatCTTGAATATGTTGACAATTAGTGGTGCTAATTCACGAGGGATTGATTGAATGTTATGTATCTTCTTTCTTCTGTTGATGTTCAATTGTAGATTAATTTAAGTTCCGTGGAAAATGGAAACCGCTGTTTTTCGATTTTGATACAATTTTATTGTTGCTGTTTTATTAGATTATGAGTATTCACTATGGGGACTACGCGAAGGTAGTGTTGAGATCTCAAAAGTTAAACACGAAGTTCACCTCAGGTCCGCACGCAAACTTCAAGAACTATGCTTCAGAAATGGAGGAATATATATCAAGCTTGGTCAACATATTGGGCAGCTGGTATGCTCTTTAATCTGCTTCCTTTGGTATCTGtgataaaaaacaaaagttcaaaTTCTGCATCTATCATTTAGCGAttagttttcaaaattattggcaagaaaagaaaaaaagaagaaggataaGAACTGGAAAAGCTAGAAATAAGCTTTGGGGTAGATTAGTTATTTAATGTTCTATATAATCGCTCTCATTTGCAAATATTGGATACCAAAATTTTCTCCTTTCTGTATACAGGAATATTTGGTTCCTCAGGAGTATGTCCAAATTATGAGGGAGTCTATGTTGAATAAATGCCCGGTGTCTTCTTATGATCAAGTAAGCGAAGTCATTAAGAAAGAGCTGGGAGAGACACCAGATAAAGTATGTATTATTGTTTCGGCTTTGTAGATTTCTGTCTGAATTGTTTCACTTGAcattttgttaatgtttttagtgcttatcagtttgtaaatacattttaatcgttactttgtttttttggtgatcatttttttttataagtaagagatacattttattgatatgaatgaaataagcAAAGCCcgtgtacacaagaagtatacaagagaacacctaaatacattctaagagccagaaattaaaattagaaagtcatgaacattGTTTCTATTAAgcacaatagctgaaaaccaaagcaataaagtgtGTAGAACAAAATTCTGAAGCTCCGCCGTTGTATGTTCCTTATTTTCGAAGCACCAtgcattcctttccaaccaaatacaccacataatgcacaacagAATCATCTTTCACACCGCCATCACTTGGGGACAGCCTTGAATCTCTTTCCAACAAGCTAGTAAATCCACTACCCTCAATGGAATTACCCAAGCTAAACCGACTCTTCTAAGTATCTCATCCCATAGTATCTCATCCAATAATAAATGATCCACTGATTTGCTATGCTTTTTACACAAATAGCAtcaatccatcacaatgagccccttcttcctcaaattgtccgtgGTTAAAATATGACCAAGAGAAGCAGTCCATACGAAAAAAGCTACTTTGGAAGGCACGCGTGACCTCCAAATACTGTTCCACGGAAAAGGAAAATTATCTTGTGGTGCCAATAGTTTGTAATATGACCTCACTGTATATTTCTTGCTACCATTAGGCCTCCACTGCATCTTGCCCCCCCTGTGCCATTATACCTCCCGTGGAGTATATCATGCTGAAGAATTCTGAAACAGTATTCAATTCtcaatcatgaatatccctattaaaGAGGACATTCCACTGGTGGGAACCAGGAGAAAATGCAATCAGATCTGCCTCAGAAGCATCCATGTTGACTGAGATGCAATAAAGAGCTGGAAAAACCCTATCAAGAGCGCTATCATCAccccaaacatcatgccaaaacctgATTCTGGAACCCTTGCCTGCCACAAAACAGATTTGAGTTTCAAAACTCTGCCAGTCcctcctaataaatttccataagcccATGCCATACCCTCCCTCCCCCCACTTCATTGGAACACTAATCCCCCCAAGCACTTCCGTGTCGGAGATCAATAACTTCCTTCCAAAGCGCATTCCCCTCCAAGTGATATCTCCACAACTATTTCCCCAATAGAGCTTTATTGAATGTCCTCAAATTGCGCACCCCACATAAAAGCCCTGAATAGCTTTTCAATCCTATTAGCCACCCGTGCAGGCAAAAGAAATAGAGATTAAAAATAGGTGGGGAGATTAGATAAAGTACTTGTAATTAATgcctttcgataaatacatcCGTTTCCAGCTAGCCAACCTTTTATGAACTTTCTCTATAACTCCATCCCAAATAGCTCTAGCCTGAAATATTTTTGGTGATCATActacttgtttttatttaaaggCAAAAATTGGCCCACTTAATTGAGGCTTCTTATGCAGTTATTTTCTGAATTTGATCCTGCTCCAATAGCAAGTGCTTCCCTTGCACAAGTTCATGTTGCTCGCACACATGATGGCCAGAAAGTTGCTGTGAAGGTCTGGGTTGTTGTGGCATTTACATTAAATAGAAATTATCAATGATAGGTGCAGCCAAATTTTTTCATTGAGATTTCCTTTAGAGACATGTTTTTCTTATGATGATATCTCTCCAtatccaaataatttcaaatattcaggTTCAGCACACTCACATGACCGATACTGCGGCTGCAGATCATGCCACTGTGGACTTGATTGTGAAAACCATACATCATTTTTTTCCGGCTTTTGATTACAGGTCCTGccacacttatttttttccAGCTGGTTATATTTGCATTGTTTACGATTACATGAAATTCGGTACAGACCATCTTGGTGTAAATAGCTTTTGGTAGAGGCCATCTCGATCTTCAGCATGCCAACCTGACATGGATGCACACTTAGAATGCAACCGTTATTACAACTCATGCATAGCTGCATAGAGTTTCTTTCTTCTATACACATGAGGATGTATCGCACTTTTCTATGTGTGCCTGTATGTGTAGGAAGTTTTCTGGTCTTTAATTGGTATTTTTGACTGACATCTTCTTGAATTTTGTATGCAGGTGGTTGGTTGATGAAATTCATGAAAGTTTACCCAAGGCAAGCCGCTTTAACTGCATTCTTTTCAGTATTTAATCGTAGATTTCTATAATCATAATGAATGATTACTTTCAACATGTTTAGTAACAAAGATGCATCATTTGTAGTTGTATGTTAttgttatttataaaaacaatgTGGTGGTCCTGCCAATAAGGCCTAGGTTCCTTTTGTATATGTTCTATGTACTTGGGATATGCCTAGTTATcgttaataaaattcttatttactgattaaaaaaaaaaacattgtggTGGTCCGCCATGAGAATTATACATGATAGGTATTTTTTTCCCGTTGCTTTTTCTTTGGATTAAAACTTATGCCCAACACGAACCCCTTGTTTTCGTGGTAAATATTTTTGCTTCAAATCTTAAATTGCATTGAGGAAAGTTGGGCATAGTTTCTTTTAAATGCAAAagttcatctttttttttttttttttttttgataagtaaaaatattatatatataaaaaaggaatAACCAAGCACActgatgtatacaagaaaacaccttccCCATTGACccaaatgacccaaaaaaactgtgaaaaacaacccaaaatacactaagcctgaccccaaccccttgtttcccgtagaaTTAAAACGCTACTCGAAAACCCAACCCCAAGCAAAAATTCATCTTTAGCTTCTCTTATATTACAAAtttgtgctctctctctctctctctctctctctctctatttattgGTAAGTTTGTGTTCTATATATtctttgagtaatgctactcatcatccaaattctcatcatcctcccatcatctcatgatgtgacattagatgattggagactatttattatattttacttgcgaacctatcatctaatgtcacatcatgggatgatgagaaaatggatgatgaatagattttttcatattcttttctttttgtattgtTATTTGGTCTTTGATGCCATGGCCATCAGGAACTGGATTTTTTGGTTGAGGGGAAGAACAGCGAGAAATGCTTGGATAACTTTAGGAAGCTGTCTCCTCATATTGCAGACTATGTATATGCACCAAAGGTATATTGGAATTTAAGTACCTCAAAGTTGTTAACCATGGAATTTATGGATGGTGCACAAATAAATGATGTGAAGAACATTCGAAGGCTTGGAATTCAACCAAATGAAGTTGCAAAACTAGTAAGTTCATGGGTCTTATGAAGAAATAGACAGTGTTTGAGTAGAGATTAAAGACTGAAGACATAAGCCTTCTGAACATCGAGGATGACTTTTTTCATGTACTTTATCAGGTTAGTCAAGCTTTTGCTGAGATGATGTTCAAACATGGGTTTGTGCATTGTGACCCCCATGCTGCCAACCTGCTAGTTCGTCCTTGGCCTTCTAGCAAAAAGAGCATTCTAGGTAAAGCTTTCTTGTTCTAAAAGTAGAGGCATATTTTTTGTTCTAATCTACTGCTGGTTTAATATTTTAGTTGCGACTATCATGAATCTGCCTAGTCCCAACCCCAAACCATTTGATTGGAACCATTCCAGGTCCATTTTTGCCCTTGCGggcatatcatctcatctatagTAACTGTCGAATGAAACATAATACAGCATTATATGACCCTTAATCCCATCGTATTCACCCTGGTATcatgtaatctctctctcttcacaaATTTCACAATTATTCCCTTCTagtgttttctttgaaaaattctGTACTTGGAGTTCTTTATGAACTTCTCCCATCTCGTATACAGGTAAGAGAAAACCACAGTTGATACTTCTAGATCATGGATTGTATAAAGACCTTGACTTCTACACTAGAACCAACTATGCTGCACTTTGGAAGGTACAACATTGCTTTGCATAGAAAGTGTCTTCTTTTCTTCTAGTATTGTTTCTGTTTTAAGCAGCTTGCTTCTTTCCTTGTTTATGTTGTTGTTACAGGCATTAATATTCGCTGATGCTAAGGCAATAAAGGAAAATAGTGTAAAATTGGGCGCTGGGGAGGATCTTTATGCACTATTTGCAGGAATTCTTACTATGAAGCCATGGAATCGAGTTGTTGACCCAGCCGTTGATCATTTAGTCATTCAAGGTGCTGATGGTGACCGTTCAGAATTACAGGTGATCTTCTGTCCAAAGAAGCTCTCCGTTCTAATTTGGTCCACTTCTATAGGGGGCCTGCTATGATGGCAAGTCTTATATACACTGCTCATTCTTAGATGTGGCGGATGATATGAACGTAATATTTTGTTGTTAATTGCTTGACCATCTCTACCCCCTTTTCAGATGTATGCTTCTCAATATTTCCCTCAAATATCGGAACTTCTGAGGAGACTGCCACGTGTCATTCTGTTAATGCTGAAGACAAATGATTGTTTACGAGCAGTTAACAATTCTCTGGTATCAAATGCTCCTTGTTGTCCATTACCTTATTTTTCCAAGTGATCTTTAGCTTTCTACTGGAAAGCATTTCATTTGACAAGCGATGCTAAATCAATCAAAAAATGATTTCCAACTGTGGTTTCAACATCATCAAACCTATTTTTAGTCCTAACTCAGGAACTTGGGAACTTCTTGATTaagatgtttgataaaatattgcTCTAATTTGTATTGCAAAGTAAAATCATGTACCATTTTCTTGAGCAGGTGCAGGAATCTTCTCTTCAGACATTCTTCGTCGTTGGAAAGGTCTCTTCGGAGGCAGTGATTGAGGCAAAGCTGTTACAAAGGAAATCACTGCTATGTTGGTTGAACGTCTGGTTGGATGAAATGTTGTTGGAAGCTCGACTCTTTGGAATGCAGATAGCTTTGTGGCTCTTACAACTCAGGAAGGCTCTGTCCTGGGGAAACTGACATATaggaaaaaaagtttttttttttcccctcacgATCcagttatttttctttcattttttcacaCAAACTTAGGCTCTTATTCTTTGTCTCCGTGGTGAAATCTCAACCCTCTACTTGCAGGTTTTGAGCACGGATTGACaggttgaatttttttatagaggaaaaagaaagaaagaatatagATTTTTTCCTATTTATAGTTTAGGGCCTGAAAGGCCCTCAGCGACTCGGTGGTGTAAATCCCCATCTATGAGACAAGTGAGATTTTTAAGGACAATATTTAGTAGGACATAAGAAAttcaaataatagaaaaaatccaaaacatcattgtatttgggatattatatgTAGTAGCAATAAAACAATGTGCGACATCTTCCAGTTATTCATTCTCTGGTTgattaatttttgtaatttagaaTGTCAGAATGAAAGTAATGACTAATGAGCAGTATGCATTCATGACCTTCTTCAGCTCAAAACTCCACAGCCTTTATTTCTCCTTCTGGTAGGAAAGTTCAGACACAACCGTGACGAACGTACACAAGATCCAGCAAATTGGCGTTGAAAACCACCGAGCCATCACTAAAGCGTCCAGTCTGCAGCAAACTTGACCATTGATCTTACCAATTACGTAGCAAGGACACTGAGGCGTGAAGGTTGAGGCTATTAATTAAGCTTACCTATCCATTTTTCTTTCGGTATTGATGGCTATTGAAGTTGCGAAGTTATGGGAGAATTGAAGGCAAATCGTCTGGTTGTTGCCTGGTTTTATTAACTTCTGTTTCTTGTTGTAGTCCAATTTGTTGCTCGAACAAGAACAACTTGACGCTTCTAGCTTTTCATTTAgcaactcattttctttttcttttaataaactGCGTCGACTgttcaaaaagaagaagaaaatgttcAAAAAGCCACACAAAAAGAATTAAGTGGAGTATGGCTTCAACGACTTAACAGCCGTCTATAATTGGCCGTTCAGTTTGTAGTTTGGAGTTTATTCTCGGAACAAATTCAAAAGTTTGTCCaaaatccttttttcttttgaaaagaaaagtctACAAACAtaagaataattcttcttgcagTCCCCGAATGCGGGACTGCAATGCAGTCCTTTAATGAAACGTTACGTTTCATTAAAAGAGCAAAACGCAACG encodes the following:
- the LOC121246394 gene encoding putative ABC1 protein At2g40090, with the protein product MATRSLWRTGRNLAVFSATVCGGSAAAAVATSEDPAKTLKLLTAVPIRLFRDSVTAASIVFDYEYSLWGLREGSVEISKVKHEVHLRSARKLQELCFRNGGIYIKLGQHIGQLEYLVPQEYVQIMRESMLNKCPVSSYDQVSEVIKKELGETPDKLFSEFDPAPIASASLAQVHVARTHDGQKVAVKVQHTHMTDTAAADHATVDLIVKTIHHFFPAFDYRWLVDEIHESLPKELDFLVEGKNSEKCLDNFRKLSPHIADYVYAPKVYWNLSTSKLLTMEFMDGAQINDVKNIRRLGIQPNEVAKLVSQAFAEMMFKHGFVHCDPHAANLLVRPWPSSKKSILGKRKPQLILLDHGLYKDLDFYTRTNYAALWKALIFADAKAIKENSVKLGAGEDLYALFAGILTMKPWNRVVDPAVDHLVIQGADGDRSELQMYASQYFPQISELLRRLPRVILLMLKTNDCLRAVNNSLVQESSLQTFFVVGKVSSEAVIEAKLLQRKSLLCWLNVWLDEMLLEARLFGMQIALWLLQLRKALSWGN